A window of bacterium contains these coding sequences:
- a CDS encoding permease-like cell division protein FtsX — MATKLARVLKYGFQNFWRNGWLSVATTVVMMLALFVFAGLMIFSVVAKTAVTALQDKIDISVYFKTTAGEDEMLKIERAVKVLPEVRAVEYISREKALELFRERHKDDPTIAKALTELNDNPLSGTLNIKAVDPKDYGIIAAYLEHKDFTPVIEKVSYGQNQTAIDRLVRIIGAANTTGIAVIIALALIAIVVTFNTIRLAIYSNRDEIGVMRLVGASNAFIRGPYFVEGVLYGAISGVLALLLVAPIIHVAAPYVKIFIPEMSLLGYFYGNLFSLLGYELLFGIALGTISGSIAITRYLKV; from the coding sequence GAACGGATGGCTTTCCGTGGCGACCACGGTTGTGATGATGCTCGCGCTTTTTGTGTTCGCGGGGCTCATGATTTTTAGCGTTGTGGCAAAAACTGCCGTGACGGCTCTGCAGGATAAAATTGATATCAGCGTGTATTTCAAAACGACGGCAGGGGAGGATGAAATGTTGAAAATTGAGCGCGCGGTGAAGGTGCTTCCGGAAGTGCGCGCGGTAGAATACATTTCGCGCGAAAAAGCGCTCGAGCTGTTTAGGGAGCGACACAAAGATGACCCGACCATCGCGAAGGCGCTCACCGAACTGAACGATAATCCGCTTTCAGGAACTCTGAATATCAAAGCTGTTGACCCGAAGGACTACGGCATCATTGCCGCGTATTTGGAACATAAGGATTTTACTCCGGTGATTGAAAAAGTGAGCTACGGCCAAAACCAAACCGCGATTGACCGCTTGGTGCGCATCATAGGCGCGGCAAACACGACCGGCATCGCCGTAATCATCGCCTTGGCGCTTATCGCTATTGTAGTGACATTTAACACTATCCGGCTGGCAATTTATTCCAATCGCGACGAGATCGGCGTGATGCGCCTCGTAGGGGCTTCAAACGCGTTTATCCGCGGGCCGTATTTTGTGGAGGGCGTACTCTATGGAGCGATTTCGGGAGTGCTGGCGCTGTTGCTTGTTGCCCCGATTATCCACGTTGCGGCGCCATACGTGAAAATTTTTATTCCGGAGATGAGCCTCCTCGGCTACTTTTACGGGAATCTGTTTTCATTGCTTGGCTACGAATTGCTTTTTGGCATCGCGCTTGGCACCATCTCCGGTAGTATCGCGATTACGCGCTATCTGAAAGTGTAG
- the nadE gene encoding NAD(+) synthase translates to MRLVKIGLANVDPTVGAMNDNTAKILVRAKQLADAHCAVAAFSEHTISGYPVEDLVQWKGFVAQQWEELRRFADATKTFGYPTVFVLGLAVEEGPDIYNTAAVVSSGNILGVVPKEKLPTYGVFYERRTFSAGIPGHIGTVHGAPFGDLIFRFPFGTLAVEVCEDIWSRNGPMSRRCFGGAELVVNISASPFRSGVLPQRRSLIAARAMDNAATVVYVNQVGANDSLVFDGGGFVNQCGDFVLEAPRWREGTAIVVVDLDDITLTRHVNTTWRTDRERFVSEHPPVQTVSSDDGPPANDEEVIYPTPPSKSFFMPEDVTQKTNPRHEYFDDLIEGMISGLKGYFEKTNTFQRIAIALSGGMDSALTLLIAERYAARRRMNINPMLVTNDFIKCFSMPTRFNSDTTRSIAKDLAEALGVGFLETPVARQVEHAEDLLKLMYQGEAPKMTLQNVQARIRGMAMWNYANAAHAMWLQTGNMTEKAVGYTTIGGDMMGAFSLIGNLPKTVVRELIAYLMTQSPETVAAPLRALLATKASAELDANQSDEDDLMPFPVLDACYALFAGKRMMAVEVYRVVKTMWPEEQRLKEWVRKFVVLFRRSIFKWVQTPETVHLGSLDLDRERALQLPVVQSEEWMALEELDIA, encoded by the coding sequence ATGCGTCTCGTAAAAATCGGCCTCGCGAATGTTGACCCGACCGTCGGGGCAATGAACGACAACACCGCGAAGATCCTTGTCCGCGCGAAGCAGCTCGCGGACGCACACTGCGCCGTTGCCGCCTTCAGCGAACACACGATCTCCGGATATCCGGTGGAAGACCTCGTACAGTGGAAAGGGTTTGTGGCGCAGCAATGGGAGGAGCTGCGACGCTTCGCGGACGCGACGAAGACTTTCGGGTACCCCACGGTCTTCGTGCTCGGCCTCGCGGTAGAGGAAGGACCCGACATCTACAATACTGCTGCCGTTGTTTCAAGCGGCAATATCCTCGGCGTCGTGCCGAAGGAGAAGCTGCCGACGTACGGCGTCTTCTACGAACGACGCACGTTCTCGGCCGGTATCCCCGGGCACATCGGAACAGTACACGGCGCACCGTTCGGCGACCTCATCTTCCGCTTCCCCTTCGGCACCCTGGCCGTTGAGGTATGCGAGGATATCTGGTCGCGTAACGGTCCGATGAGCCGGAGGTGCTTTGGCGGCGCGGAGCTGGTCGTAAATATCTCCGCGTCACCGTTCCGTTCCGGCGTGCTTCCGCAACGGCGCTCGCTCATCGCGGCGCGCGCGATGGATAACGCCGCAACAGTCGTATACGTGAATCAGGTAGGCGCGAATGATAGCCTGGTCTTCGACGGCGGCGGATTCGTGAACCAGTGCGGCGACTTCGTACTGGAGGCCCCGCGCTGGCGCGAAGGAACAGCAATCGTCGTCGTGGACTTGGACGACATAACACTCACGCGGCATGTGAACACCACCTGGCGCACCGACCGTGAACGGTTCGTATCGGAACATCCGCCGGTGCAAACAGTGTCATCCGACGACGGACCGCCCGCAAACGACGAAGAGGTCATCTACCCCACGCCGCCATCCAAGAGCTTCTTCATGCCGGAGGACGTGACGCAAAAGACAAATCCGCGCCACGAATACTTCGACGATCTCATTGAAGGAATGATCTCCGGCCTCAAGGGGTACTTCGAGAAGACAAACACGTTCCAACGGATCGCTATCGCGCTCTCCGGAGGGATGGACTCGGCGCTCACACTGCTTATCGCAGAGCGGTACGCGGCGCGGCGCCGGATGAACATCAATCCGATGCTCGTCACGAACGACTTCATCAAGTGCTTCTCGATGCCGACGAGGTTCAACTCGGATACCACGCGAAGCATCGCGAAGGACTTAGCTGAGGCACTCGGTGTCGGGTTTCTGGAAACGCCGGTCGCGCGCCAAGTGGAACACGCAGAGGATCTCCTGAAACTCATGTACCAGGGCGAAGCGCCGAAGATGACGCTGCAGAACGTCCAAGCCCGTATCCGCGGCATGGCCATGTGGAATTACGCGAACGCCGCTCACGCCATGTGGCTCCAGACCGGCAATATGACGGAAAAGGCGGTGGGCTACACGACCATCGGCGGGGACATGATGGGGGCGTTCTCCCTCATTGGAAACCTTCCGAAAACAGTCGTGAGAGAGCTCATCGCTTACCTCATGACGCAATCACCTGAAACGGTCGCCGCTCCGCTCCGTGCGTTGCTCGCGACGAAGGCATCAGCGGAGCTCGATGCCAACCAGAGCGACGAGGACGATCTCATGCCGTTCCCGGTGCTGGACGCGTGCTACGCGCTCTTCGCCGGAAAACGCATGATGGCCGTTGAGGTCTACAGGGTTGTGAAAACCATGTGGCCGGAGGAGCAGCGCTTGAAGGAATGGGTACGGAAATTCGTCGTCCTCTTCCGCCGGTCCATTTTCAAGTGGGTCCAGACGCCGGAAACGGTGCACCTCGGCTCACTTGACCTTGACCGTGAGCGCGCGCTCCAGCTTCCGGTGGTGCAGTCGGAAGAATGGATGGCGCTTGAGGAACTCGACATCGCATAA
- a CDS encoding endonuclease/exonuclease/phosphatase family protein → MTPQSLKLISVNIEGHKHLDLVLPFLRSNNPDVVCLQEVYEPDFQMLCEALGMKGHFTPMTLIQLDKKTGPRIPWGIGLLTHLPFTDMRERYYYGDRATIPENNDNFDTIYKALVSCIAQKDGVDYTIGTSHFTWTPNGEANENQRRDMPMFLSAITERPEMVFCGDFNAPRGREMFAVIAERYKDNIPASYDSSIDENLHRVRPKLRYMVDCLFSTPQYLASNVRLVSGVSDHCAIVADISKA, encoded by the coding sequence ATGACGCCTCAGTCGCTCAAACTTATTTCGGTAAATATTGAGGGCCACAAACACCTTGACCTTGTGCTTCCGTTTTTGAGGTCAAATAATCCCGACGTCGTTTGCTTACAAGAGGTTTATGAGCCGGATTTTCAGATGCTGTGCGAGGCGCTTGGCATGAAAGGGCATTTCACGCCGATGACGCTTATACAACTAGACAAAAAAACCGGGCCACGAATTCCGTGGGGCATCGGGCTTTTGACGCACCTACCATTTACCGACATGCGCGAGCGTTACTATTACGGGGATCGCGCAACCATACCGGAAAATAATGATAATTTTGATACGATTTATAAGGCGCTCGTGAGTTGTATTGCCCAAAAAGACGGCGTGGACTATACCATCGGAACATCTCACTTCACTTGGACACCGAACGGTGAGGCCAACGAGAACCAGCGGCGCGATATGCCGATGTTTCTTTCGGCAATCACCGAGCGTCCGGAGATGGTCTTTTGCGGCGACTTTAACGCCCCGCGAGGACGTGAAATGTTTGCCGTCATCGCCGAACGCTATAAAGACAATATCCCCGCCTCGTATGACTCAAGCATTGATGAAAACCTCCATCGCGTGAGACCGAAGTTGCGCTATATGGTGGACTGCCTATTCTCAACTCCGCAATACCTCGCCTCAAATGTGCGGCTCGTCAGCGGCGTCTCCGACCACTGCGCGATTGTGGCGGATATTTCCAAAGCTTGA
- the zwf gene encoding glucose-6-phosphate dehydrogenase, whose protein sequence is MVSRKNEKALKNIPTVLVIFGVTGDLTAKKIAPALFSLFRQGDLPEMFHLVGFSRRSLTAPEFRQYITGVLAKQKDFDADECAKFCGAISYQRGTFENAGDYRALREELKRVDDRWGVCSNKLFYLAVPPEYYEGIFKELKTSGLTKTCSNEEGWTRVLVEKPFGENLATAQRLDELLGEFFQESQIYRIDHYLGKEMAQSILTFRFANNLAEKSWSNECVESINIRLWENLGVEHRGSFYDGVGALRDVGQNHLLQLLALVTMEHPGSLASDAIRARRAEVLQMLIPPDAREVRTAALRAQYSGYQGITGVRKSSETETYFKVRAFLDSPRWRGVPITLESGKRLGEVKKEVEIIFKHPDPCFCPPHDAAQYKNRVVIALEPKEGFSVEFWSKKPGLKFDMQREVFDALRENPNRRQYVEEYKKLLWDAFAGDQTLFASTAEVRAMWRFVDPIINAWKANAVPLASYKPDTAEALLAAAKVNWYAPCHNSGSATARKSRRNLARNKRSLKHR, encoded by the coding sequence ATGGTTTCAAGAAAAAATGAAAAAGCGTTGAAGAATATCCCGACCGTACTCGTGATTTTCGGCGTGACGGGGGATTTAACGGCGAAAAAAATCGCGCCGGCGCTTTTTAGTTTATTCCGGCAGGGCGATCTGCCGGAGATGTTTCATCTGGTCGGGTTTTCCAGGCGGAGCCTCACTGCGCCGGAATTCCGGCAATATATTACCGGTGTGCTCGCGAAACAAAAAGATTTTGATGCGGATGAATGCGCGAAGTTTTGCGGAGCGATTTCCTATCAGCGGGGCACGTTTGAAAACGCCGGCGACTACCGCGCGTTGCGCGAGGAGTTGAAGCGCGTTGATGACCGGTGGGGAGTTTGCTCAAACAAATTGTTTTATCTCGCGGTACCACCAGAATATTATGAGGGGATTTTTAAGGAGCTGAAGACCTCAGGGCTCACAAAGACATGCTCAAATGAAGAAGGGTGGACCAGGGTACTGGTGGAAAAGCCGTTCGGAGAAAATCTCGCGACCGCACAACGGCTGGATGAACTGCTGGGTGAATTTTTTCAAGAATCCCAGATCTACCGCATTGACCATTATCTCGGCAAAGAAATGGCGCAGAGCATATTGACGTTTCGGTTCGCGAATAATCTTGCGGAAAAAAGCTGGAGCAACGAATGCGTGGAGAGCATCAATATCCGCCTTTGGGAGAACCTGGGCGTTGAGCATCGTGGGAGTTTTTATGACGGCGTGGGCGCGTTGCGCGACGTGGGCCAGAATCATCTATTGCAGTTATTGGCGCTCGTTACAATGGAACACCCCGGAAGTTTAGCGTCGGACGCGATCCGCGCGCGGCGCGCGGAGGTATTGCAAATGCTCATTCCGCCGGATGCGCGGGAGGTGCGGACAGCTGCGCTGCGCGCGCAGTATTCCGGTTATCAGGGTATCACCGGCGTACGGAAGAGTTCCGAAACGGAAACATATTTTAAGGTGCGCGCGTTTCTTGATTCGCCGCGCTGGCGCGGGGTGCCGATTACGCTGGAGAGCGGAAAGCGGCTCGGTGAAGTAAAAAAAGAAGTGGAAATCATATTTAAGCATCCCGACCCGTGTTTTTGTCCTCCGCATGACGCGGCGCAATATAAAAATCGGGTTGTCATCGCGCTGGAACCAAAAGAAGGGTTTTCGGTTGAGTTTTGGTCAAAAAAACCTGGGTTGAAGTTTGATATGCAGCGCGAGGTCTTTGACGCGCTGCGCGAAAACCCCAACCGGCGGCAATACGTTGAAGAGTATAAAAAGCTTCTCTGGGATGCGTTTGCCGGAGATCAAACACTGTTCGCGAGCACCGCTGAAGTGCGGGCGATGTGGCGCTTCGTTGACCCGATTATCAATGCGTGGAAGGCGAACGCCGTTCCACTCGCGTCGTACAAGCCTGATACCGCGGAGGCGCTGCTTGCCGCGGCGAAAGTAAATTGGTACGCCCCGTGCCACAACTCCGGCAGCGCAACGGCGCGTAAGAGTCGGCGAAATCTTGCGCGGAATAAAAGATCCTTAAAACATCGATAA
- the gnd gene encoding decarboxylating 6-phosphogluconate dehydrogenase, whose amino-acid sequence MEATSQKKELGIVGLGKMGANIARRLVGRGWSVVGVDQPEVLERLKGEGIVGAATLEDLVKKLASPRVIWLMVPAGDVVDEVIFGKEGLLKFLSKGDIIVDGGNSYFADTVARYKKVTKRGGIDFIDVGVSGGPGGALAGACIMVGGKEAVFKKIEPLIKDMAREGSYQFFEGAGAGHFVKMVHNGIEYGMMQSLAEGFEILKKSKYKLDLTRVTDIYNHGSVIESRLTGWLYGAFKAHGEDLKEISGTVGHTGEGAWTVKTAKQMKLKAKVIEEALKFRVNSAKHPSYAGKVLSALREQFGGHKAK is encoded by the coding sequence ATGGAAGCAACGTCACAAAAAAAGGAACTCGGCATTGTTGGCTTGGGCAAAATGGGGGCGAACATCGCGCGCCGGCTTGTAGGGCGCGGCTGGAGCGTTGTCGGAGTTGATCAGCCGGAAGTGTTGGAGCGATTGAAAGGCGAGGGGATTGTCGGCGCGGCAACGCTGGAAGATCTTGTGAAAAAACTCGCTTCCCCGCGCGTTATTTGGCTCATGGTGCCGGCGGGAGATGTGGTTGACGAAGTCATTTTTGGCAAAGAGGGTTTGCTGAAGTTTTTATCAAAAGGGGACATCATTGTGGACGGAGGAAATTCATATTTTGCCGACACGGTGGCACGCTATAAAAAAGTCACGAAGCGCGGCGGCATTGATTTTATTGATGTCGGCGTTTCGGGTGGTCCCGGGGGAGCATTAGCCGGCGCGTGTATTATGGTGGGCGGGAAAGAAGCGGTATTCAAAAAAATTGAGCCGCTCATCAAAGACATGGCACGTGAGGGGAGTTATCAGTTTTTCGAAGGCGCCGGCGCGGGGCATTTTGTGAAAATGGTGCATAATGGCATTGAATACGGCATGATGCAATCGCTCGCCGAAGGGTTTGAGATACTGAAAAAATCCAAATATAAATTAGACCTCACGCGTGTCACGGATATTTATAACCACGGCAGCGTTATTGAGTCCCGTTTGACGGGGTGGCTCTACGGGGCGTTCAAGGCGCACGGCGAGGACTTGAAAGAAATTTCGGGAACCGTGGGGCACACCGGCGAGGGCGCGTGGACGGTTAAAACCGCGAAACAAATGAAGCTCAAAGCGAAGGTGATTGAAGAAGCATTGAAGTTCCGTGTCAATTCCGCGAAACATCCGAGTTACGCGGGCAAAGTACTTTCCGCGTTACGCGAGCAGTTCGGCGGGCATAAAGCGAAGTAG
- a CDS encoding cupredoxin domain-containing protein — MKKSSIAAFVIAAGLAGTISLNYYRSLSLVPPQDAVTADVAPTEAIVKEFTVNGANFSFSPSTLTVKKGDKVRIIFENIEGFHDFRIDKLNVATRQIRMGDRDVVEFVAADAGSFEYYCSVGSHRAMGMKGTLVVEK; from the coding sequence ATGAAAAAATCATCTATTGCGGCGTTCGTGATTGCGGCAGGGCTCGCCGGGACAATAAGCTTGAATTATTACCGGTCATTGTCGCTTGTTCCTCCGCAAGACGCGGTTACCGCGGATGTTGCGCCGACGGAGGCCATCGTAAAAGAATTTACCGTCAACGGGGCGAATTTTTCGTTTTCACCCTCAACGCTTACGGTAAAGAAGGGCGATAAAGTGCGGATTATTTTTGAAAACATTGAAGGATTTCACGACTTCCGTATTGACAAGCTGAATGTGGCAACGCGTCAAATTCGAATGGGGGACCGCGATGTCGTGGAGTTTGTGGCGGCTGACGCCGGAAGCTTTGAGTATTATTGCTCCGTCGGCAGTCATCGCGCGATGGGTATGAAAGGAACGCTTGTCGTTGAGAAATAG
- a CDS encoding tRNA-dihydrouridine synthase family protein translates to MSKNFGFWAKLPDVCAILAPMAEVTDAAFRRVVAKYGKPDVLYTEFVSAEGLMSRGRERLQHDLQFHESERPIVAQIFDNDPDVLAKATEYICTLGFDGVEVNMGCPDKAVMKQCAGASLIDDPDRAVKIIKAMKEAAGVIPVSVKTRLGVKSDVLEEWLPRLLEAEPAAITIHARTAKEMSLVPARWDRVARAVEIAKGSGIRIIGNGDVASLEDGYAKARAAGAGGFIPLEVGRPKVAEATRLGRGRLLTGFMAGRTAIGNPFFFSGRTDVTLKERLEAMCMHARLCEELMPWKPFVHVRKHLAKYAAGERDVKALRVELMAANNAADVDAAAERFLNQSC, encoded by the coding sequence ATGTCAAAGAATTTCGGATTTTGGGCGAAGTTACCCGATGTATGCGCGATTCTGGCGCCAATGGCGGAAGTCACCGACGCCGCTTTTCGGCGCGTGGTGGCGAAGTACGGCAAACCCGACGTGCTCTACACCGAGTTTGTTTCCGCGGAAGGCCTCATGTCCCGCGGCAGGGAGCGGTTGCAACACGACCTGCAATTCCATGAGTCCGAGCGCCCGATTGTCGCGCAGATTTTTGATAACGATCCCGACGTGTTGGCGAAGGCGACCGAGTACATATGTACACTTGGTTTTGACGGCGTGGAAGTAAACATGGGCTGCCCGGATAAGGCGGTGATGAAACAGTGCGCCGGTGCTTCACTAATCGACGACCCCGACCGCGCCGTCAAGATTATTAAGGCAATGAAAGAAGCGGCGGGAGTGATTCCCGTTTCGGTAAAAACCCGGCTAGGCGTCAAAAGCGATGTATTGGAAGAGTGGCTTCCGCGATTGCTTGAGGCGGAGCCCGCGGCGATCACCATTCATGCCCGCACCGCGAAAGAGATGTCGCTTGTTCCGGCGCGTTGGGATCGCGTTGCGCGAGCCGTGGAAATTGCGAAGGGTTCCGGAATAAGAATTATTGGTAACGGCGACGTCGCATCGCTTGAAGATGGCTATGCAAAAGCGCGTGCCGCGGGTGCCGGCGGATTTATCCCGTTAGAAGTAGGCCGCCCCAAGGTGGCCGAAGCCACTCGCCTTGGGCGAGGGCGACTTCTAACGGGATTTATGGCCGGCCGCACCGCCATCGGCAATCCGTTTTTCTTTTCCGGACGAACCGACGTAACACTGAAAGAAAGGTTGGAGGCAATGTGTATGCACGCCCGACTCTGCGAAGAACTTATGCCGTGGAAGCCGTTTGTGCACGTGAGGAAGCACTTAGCAAAGTACGCCGCCGGCGAGCGCGATGTCAAAGCATTGCGCGTGGAACTGATGGCCGCTAATAACGCCGCGGACGTGGACGCAGCCGCGGAGCGATTTTTAAACCAATCGTGTTAA
- a CDS encoding GIY-YIG nuclease family protein — protein sequence MPYFTYILECADKTLYVGCTNNLERRLKQHNESKQGAHYTKIRRPVKLVHVESFRTLRKARQREAGIKGWKRSEKVALVKMGI from the coding sequence ATGCCGTACTTTACCTACATTCTGGAATGTGCCGATAAAACTTTGTACGTTGGGTGTACTAATAATCTTGAGCGGCGGTTAAAACAGCACAACGAGTCAAAACAAGGCGCGCATTATACGAAAATCCGCCGCCCGGTGAAATTGGTGCACGTGGAATCTTTCCGTACTCTCCGGAAAGCAAGGCAGAGGGAAGCCGGAATAAAGGGATGGAAGAGAAGCGAGAAGGTGGCGCTAGTAAAAATGGGAATATAA
- a CDS encoding Fe-Mn family superoxide dismutase has protein sequence MRKDYIADKLTIDKDLDGLSLKMITEHFKLYEGYVKKSNEIQQKLEEADKSEANGVYSYIGELKRQETFAVNGMKLHEVYFGELNGSPSTSSGTIIETMIIEDFGSMDAWKLDMVATGLAARGWAILCYDFRDNKLHNYGADGHNVGAVWGAIPLIALDIYEHAYFMDYGVRRLDYIASFFKNLDWNYVNAIAEKFELQKQHSS, from the coding sequence ATGAGAAAAGATTACATTGCAGACAAATTAACCATTGATAAGGACTTGGACGGTTTGAGTTTGAAGATGATTACGGAGCACTTCAAGTTGTATGAAGGATATGTGAAGAAATCCAACGAGATTCAGCAGAAGCTTGAGGAGGCGGATAAGTCCGAGGCAAACGGCGTGTATAGTTATATCGGCGAATTGAAGCGCCAAGAAACCTTCGCGGTGAACGGAATGAAACTGCACGAAGTGTATTTCGGCGAACTCAATGGTAGCCCTTCGACAAGCTCAGGGACTATTATAGAAACGATGATCATTGAGGATTTCGGCTCCATGGACGCGTGGAAGCTGGACATGGTGGCAACGGGCTTGGCCGCCAGAGGTTGGGCGATTTTGTGCTACGACTTCCGCGACAACAAATTGCACAATTACGGCGCGGACGGCCATAACGTCGGCGCGGTGTGGGGCGCGATTCCGTTAATCGCCCTAGACATTTATGAGCACGCGTACTTTATGGACTACGGCGTACGCCGCTTGGATTACATCGCGTCGTTTTTCAAGAACTTGGATTGGAATTACGTCAACGCGATAGCGGAAAAGTTTGAGTTGCAAAAACAGCACAGTTCGTAG
- a CDS encoding GspE/PulE family protein, whose protein sequence is MAKKAEPKNEEKKEVKKDLRVAGSDRAAKAAIEEELSGDVAKISIIKLVDLLMECAYFARASDVHIDPESGRIRVRVRVDGVMHEAFFFPKELQSEVVTRIKVLSGLRTDEHQAAQDGRFKAPIREVGYIDVRVSIAPTYYGENAVMRILAEQAQTFTLEALGFEGVDLERIRKAIKKPYGMILATGPTGSGKTTTLYTIIKQLNMPEVSIITVEDPIEYSIDGIDQIQVNPRTGITFASGLRSILRQDPNIVMVGEIRDEETAAIAVNAALTGHLLLTTLHTNNAATALPRLIDMKVEPFLIASTVNVAIGQRLLRRICDDCKEEVTITDEELATIKQVVRQELLGTHKKFFKGKGCVKCDDSGYKSRIGVHEVMDIDDEIREAVMRRANTAEIQKIAIKNGMRPMLEDAFQKALLGETTIEEIVRVVHE, encoded by the coding sequence ATGGCAAAGAAAGCAGAACCTAAAAACGAAGAAAAGAAGGAGGTCAAAAAAGATCTCCGCGTCGCCGGATCGGATCGCGCCGCTAAAGCGGCAATCGAGGAAGAGCTTTCCGGAGACGTCGCGAAAATTTCCATCATCAAATTAGTGGACCTCTTGATGGAGTGCGCGTATTTCGCGCGCGCCTCCGACGTGCACATTGATCCGGAGTCCGGCCGCATCAGAGTGCGCGTGCGCGTTGACGGCGTGATGCATGAGGCATTCTTCTTTCCGAAAGAGCTGCAGTCGGAAGTCGTGACGCGCATCAAAGTGCTTTCGGGACTCCGCACCGACGAACATCAGGCGGCGCAGGATGGTCGGTTTAAGGCGCCGATACGCGAAGTGGGCTATATTGACGTGCGCGTGTCTATCGCTCCGACGTATTACGGCGAAAATGCCGTGATGCGTATTTTGGCGGAACAGGCGCAGACGTTTACGCTTGAGGCGCTTGGGTTTGAAGGGGTGGATCTTGAAAGAATACGGAAAGCAATTAAAAAACCGTACGGTATGATTCTGGCAACGGGTCCCACGGGTTCCGGAAAGACAACAACGCTCTACACTATCATCAAACAGCTCAACATGCCGGAGGTGTCCATTATCACCGTTGAAGACCCAATTGAATATTCTATTGACGGTATTGATCAGATTCAGGTGAACCCCCGCACCGGAATCACGTTTGCCTCCGGATTGCGGTCTATTTTGCGCCAGGACCCGAATATCGTGATGGTCGGTGAAATCCGTGACGAAGAAACCGCGGCGATCGCGGTGAATGCCGCCTTGACCGGCCACTTGCTTTTGACCACGCTGCACACCAACAACGCCGCGACAGCATTGCCTCGTTTGATTGATATGAAAGTGGAGCCGTTTTTGATTGCCTCCACCGTGAACGTCGCCATCGGCCAGCGCCTTTTGCGCCGTATTTGCGATGATTGTAAGGAAGAGGTGACGATCACCGATGAGGAGCTCGCGACGATCAAGCAGGTGGTCCGGCAGGAGTTGCTCGGCACGCATAAAAAGTTTTTCAAAGGAAAGGGGTGCGTGAAGTGCGACGACAGCGGATATAAGAGCCGCATCGGCGTGCATGAAGTGATGGATATTGACGACGAAATCCGCGAGGCGGTGATGCGTCGAGCGAACACCGCGGAAATCCAGAAAATCGCCATCAAAAACGGTATGCGTCCGATGCTGGAAGATGCATTCCAAAAAGCGCTTTTAGGTGAGACGACGATTGAGGAGATTGTAAGAGTGGTGCACGAATAG